In one window of Niallia sp. Man26 DNA:
- a CDS encoding C40 family peptidase codes for MKKAIIAVLASLSLLAGVFIPSPLDSGKVEAASASYKDKAVKEGKKVIGTKYKWGGTTKAGFDCSGFVNYAFKKAGKSLPRTTADLYKKGQKVSKSKLEKGDMVFFQTYKKGASHVGIYIGDNKFIHADSTKGVTITSLSNSYWKSKYYSAKRI; via the coding sequence ATGAAGAAGGCCATTATCGCAGTATTGGCAAGTTTAAGTTTACTCGCAGGAGTATTTATTCCGTCTCCACTTGATTCAGGAAAGGTAGAGGCTGCTTCTGCTTCCTATAAGGATAAAGCAGTTAAAGAAGGCAAAAAGGTAATAGGAACAAAATATAAATGGGGCGGCACGACAAAAGCTGGTTTTGATTGCTCAGGCTTTGTTAACTATGCGTTTAAAAAAGCAGGCAAAAGCTTGCCAAGAACTACCGCTGACCTATACAAAAAAGGTCAAAAAGTCTCTAAAAGCAAGCTGGAAAAGGGAGATATGGTATTTTTCCAAACCTATAAAAAGGGCGCTTCCCATGTCGGTATTTACATAGGTGACAATAAATTTATTCATGCAGATTCTACTAAAGGCGTAACAATTACAAGTTTAAGCAACAGCTATTGGAAATCTAAATACTACAGTGCAAAGCGTATTTAA
- a CDS encoding response regulator transcription factor, with protein sequence MTTHKALIIDDDTELCKLLQNCLATAGTEADVAHTASNGISLFLNGHYHVAILDVMLPDINGFSLLEQIRQNSNIPILMLTAKGDETDKVKGLQLGADDYLTKPFGIREFLARIESLIRRNTILNAHDSKALNSKLTFPTITIDADNRSVFIDSEFVKLTAKEFDLLYFLACNKGRIFTKSQLYNQVWHDEYAFDDNNIMSFISKLRKKIENPAKGLLFIETIRGVGYRFNHHG encoded by the coding sequence GTGACTACTCATAAGGCATTAATTATCGATGATGATACAGAGCTTTGCAAACTGCTTCAGAATTGTCTTGCCACAGCTGGCACTGAAGCAGATGTTGCTCATACTGCTTCGAACGGCATATCCCTCTTCCTTAACGGCCATTATCATGTTGCGATACTTGACGTGATGCTCCCTGATATTAATGGCTTTAGTTTATTAGAACAGATTAGGCAAAACAGCAATATTCCCATTTTAATGCTGACAGCTAAAGGTGATGAGACAGATAAAGTGAAAGGCTTGCAGCTTGGTGCAGACGATTATTTAACAAAGCCCTTTGGTATCCGAGAGTTTCTGGCCAGAATTGAATCTTTAATCAGGAGAAATACCATTTTAAACGCTCATGATTCGAAGGCTCTTAATAGTAAATTAACCTTTCCTACTATTACTATCGATGCAGACAATCGCTCTGTTTTCATAGATAGTGAGTTTGTGAAACTGACAGCAAAGGAGTTTGACTTGCTGTATTTTTTGGCTTGTAACAAAGGCAGAATCTTCACAAAAAGCCAGTTATACAATCAAGTCTGGCATGATGAATATGCTTTTGATGATAACAATATCATGTCCTTTATTAGTAAATTACGAAAAAAAATTGAGAATCCCGCCAAAGGCCTCTTATTTATTGAAACTATTCGCGGAGTTGGTTATCGGTTTAATCATCATGGTTAA
- a CDS encoding VOC family protein — protein MTRPIKNHVGTIFIPVSDIEKAKDWYCDFLGLPANGEILFDHLYVLPMEGTGIVLDSKIYAEGNIINTPLFHFNTEDIKAAYAYSEKKQIELVTTIQHEHYFTFKDPDGNHLMVCKC, from the coding sequence ATGACCAGGCCTATAAAAAATCATGTGGGAACTATCTTTATCCCTGTTAGCGATATTGAAAAAGCAAAAGATTGGTACTGTGACTTTTTAGGTTTGCCTGCAAATGGTGAAATCTTGTTTGATCATCTGTATGTATTGCCAATGGAAGGAACAGGCATTGTGCTGGACAGCAAAATATACGCAGAAGGAAACATTATTAATACACCATTATTTCATTTTAATACAGAAGATATTAAGGCAGCATATGCGTACTCAGAAAAAAAACAAATTGAGTTAGTTACCACCATTCAACATGAACATTATTTCACTTTCAAAGACCCGGATGGAAATCATTTAATGGTTTGTAAATGTTAA
- a CDS encoding glycosyltransferase: protein MRILFIDSNELLMYGLAAGFRDAGHEVLVSGKIDEKTIPNLIASFRPQLIFTEGWSEENDSPWKQKLISSQVKASGIPHIYWAVEDPHFTLDFTLPLIARMKPDFIFTLSTSLVDFYKKLKIPAAHLDFGFEPSIHYPVSNAQNIYDIVVVANAYPHILTEAPEHYRNKSLQTLIKPLVEEGIRIDFWGADWDKMGNVLGVNIPNDWIHGYLPYRDAYKVYNSAKIIIGPQNYKSQVTQRTYEILGSGGFLITSDTPGVRELFTAGKDLVVSSNKQQTLSLVDYYLNHPEERTKIKIQGHKTVSNHSYEKRAKQAIQTLIKEGIIK from the coding sequence TTGAGAATACTCTTTATTGATAGTAATGAACTTTTAATGTATGGGTTAGCAGCCGGGTTCAGGGATGCGGGTCATGAAGTTTTGGTTTCAGGAAAAATAGACGAAAAGACAATTCCTAATTTAATTGCGAGCTTCCGGCCTCAGCTTATTTTTACTGAGGGATGGTCTGAAGAAAATGATAGTCCTTGGAAGCAGAAATTAATAAGTTCACAAGTGAAGGCTTCGGGTATACCACATATATATTGGGCTGTAGAGGATCCCCATTTCACACTTGACTTTACTCTTCCTCTGATCGCTAGAATGAAGCCAGACTTTATTTTCACCTTAAGTACAAGTTTAGTGGATTTCTACAAGAAACTAAAAATACCTGCTGCTCATCTTGATTTCGGCTTTGAGCCCAGCATTCATTATCCTGTTTCTAATGCTCAAAATATCTATGATATTGTAGTGGTGGCAAACGCCTATCCTCATATTCTTACAGAAGCTCCTGAGCATTATCGGAATAAATCCCTGCAAACTCTGATAAAACCATTAGTTGAGGAAGGTATCCGCATTGACTTTTGGGGAGCAGATTGGGATAAAATGGGCAATGTACTTGGCGTAAATATCCCAAATGATTGGATTCATGGTTATTTACCATATAGAGATGCTTATAAAGTGTACAATAGTGCAAAAATAATCATCGGACCGCAAAATTACAAATCACAGGTTACGCAACGTACGTATGAGATTTTAGGATCTGGAGGCTTCTTAATCACTTCTGACACTCCGGGGGTTAGAGAATTATTCACAGCCGGAAAAGATTTGGTTGTATCTTCTAACAAGCAGCAAACGCTTAGTTTAGTCGACTATTATTTGAACCATCCAGAAGAAAGAACAAAAATCAAAATACAAGGACATAAAACTGTTTCTAATCACTCCTATGAGAAAAGAGCTAAACAAGCTATCCAAACACTGATTAAAGAAGGAATAATTAAATAA
- a CDS encoding HipA family kinase, with protein sequence MSVYAVEYIKDVEEGEMAAKLFLCSDGNVYIVKLMSNPNGKRSLFNELVSYRLGELLGLPIATGKIIIFSKKKLKDPKLLKRMAIEEGPHFGSLLIKNASLYSSDKLYHCNNTFTLPEIIMFDNWISNYDRREERQNILLSGNNPYQLAFIDHADAFYGPEWSIESLNYYTWNNHVIWGSTYEEFVPFIDNADPFGLALNKLYSIKDEEIAAAFGKDIPSDWQVSKEEVKMLLFHLIIKKQQMKKTIADLRSYFPIWNSSRL encoded by the coding sequence ATGTCTGTATATGCAGTTGAATATATAAAAGATGTTGAGGAAGGAGAAATGGCTGCAAAGTTATTCCTGTGCAGTGACGGAAATGTGTATATTGTAAAATTGATGTCAAACCCAAACGGAAAGAGATCGTTATTCAATGAATTAGTATCGTATCGATTAGGCGAGCTTCTAGGTCTCCCAATAGCGACAGGTAAAATAATTATCTTCTCAAAAAAGAAACTTAAAGATCCAAAATTATTAAAAAGAATGGCTATTGAAGAAGGACCTCATTTTGGAAGTTTACTTATTAAAAATGCAAGCTTGTATTCATCTGATAAGCTCTACCATTGTAATAATACTTTCACACTCCCTGAAATTATTATGTTCGACAATTGGATATCGAATTACGATCGAAGGGAAGAACGACAAAACATATTGCTATCCGGCAATAATCCATACCAATTGGCATTTATTGATCACGCTGACGCCTTTTATGGTCCTGAGTGGAGTATTGAAAGTCTCAACTATTATACATGGAACAATCATGTCATCTGGGGGTCTACTTATGAAGAATTTGTACCCTTCATCGATAACGCCGACCCTTTCGGATTGGCATTAAATAAGCTTTATTCTATAAAAGACGAGGAGATTGCCGCTGCATTTGGTAAAGATATTCCTTCCGATTGGCAAGTCTCAAAGGAAGAAGTAAAAATGCTGCTGTTCCATCTGATAATAAAAAAACAACAAATGAAGAAGACAATTGCTGATTTAAGGAGTTACTTCCCGATTTGGAATTCTTCAAGACTCTAA
- a CDS encoding methyl-accepting chemotaxis protein: MNTTGEINKSTQVLEANSVLAALESNLAIVEFDLTGKVIWANEHFANTLGYSVHALKDMLHKQFCTQELQNSREYALLWENLRKGTKFQEKIQRVGRSGNLLWLEATYIPVLNDNGEAAAVLKIATDITERENKTLELVSLLKNLSLDLGEIVSDNAKENMQAIQSLQEQTDLIRGLSKSIQNISLQTNILALNAGIEAARAGEHGRGFNVVATEVRKLAGNVEDAIKKINSNIENIATEVNKVSEVTKNSQEVVSSTQSEICGKMNEFEGLNNRV; this comes from the coding sequence TTGAACACAACTGGAGAAATCAACAAAAGTACTCAAGTGTTAGAAGCCAACTCTGTATTAGCAGCACTAGAATCTAATTTGGCAATTGTTGAATTTGATTTGACTGGTAAGGTCATTTGGGCAAACGAACATTTTGCAAATACACTTGGATATAGTGTGCATGCATTGAAAGACATGCTTCATAAGCAGTTTTGCACACAAGAATTGCAAAACAGCAGGGAATATGCACTTTTATGGGAAAACTTAAGAAAAGGCACTAAGTTCCAGGAGAAAATCCAACGAGTTGGCAGAAGCGGAAATTTATTATGGCTGGAAGCCACCTATATTCCTGTATTAAACGATAATGGGGAAGCAGCAGCAGTACTCAAAATAGCTACAGATATTACAGAGCGTGAAAACAAAACATTAGAGCTTGTTTCCTTATTAAAGAATCTTTCCTTAGATCTAGGTGAAATAGTCAGTGATAACGCTAAGGAGAATATGCAGGCGATTCAATCCTTACAGGAACAAACAGATTTAATTAGAGGACTGTCTAAATCCATTCAAAATATATCTTTACAAACCAATATACTCGCATTAAATGCAGGAATTGAAGCTGCCCGAGCAGGCGAGCATGGACGTGGTTTTAATGTGGTTGCAACAGAAGTAAGGAAACTAGCTGGAAATGTGGAAGACGCTATTAAAAAAATCAACAGTAATATTGAAAATATAGCAACAGAGGTAAATAAGGTTAGTGAAGTCACCAAAAACTCTCAAGAAGTGGTAAGTTCCACGCAATCAGAGATTTGTGGGAAAATGAACGAGTTTGAAGGTTTAAATAATAGAGTCTAA
- a CDS encoding glycosyltransferase family 2 protein — MISISLCMIVKNEENTLGRCLDSLKDMVDEIIIVDTGSTDRTIEIARTYTNNIYHFQWIDDFSAARNFAFEHASKEYILTMDADDIFDDTEKLSRLKETLPSTVDAITMKYQAAFDEAGNVLASLRQFRLVKRSKQYKWHGAVHEYLDVSGEIYHSDLTISHKRIHLNHNRNLLIYKNLLNQGISFTPRDLFYYGNELYDNGFYEEAIPVYMDFIQTEDHWLEDERTAYRKISECHSQMSNIEHAVEYALKTFQCGFPRSEDCCRLGFLFLQKDDPKTALHWFQYATILPEVDEGGIIYHGCSTWIPHLQLCVCHSMLGNSKKAYQHIVIAHKFNPTNSLIIENKYLLETHIKQTPLN, encoded by the coding sequence ATGATTTCAATTAGCTTATGCATGATTGTCAAAAATGAGGAAAACACACTCGGCAGATGTTTAGATTCCTTAAAAGATATGGTAGATGAAATCATTATTGTAGATACAGGCTCGACAGACCGCACCATTGAAATTGCCCGGACATATACGAATAATATTTACCATTTTCAATGGATTGATGACTTTTCAGCTGCCAGAAATTTCGCCTTTGAACATGCGAGCAAGGAATATATATTGACTATGGATGCAGATGACATCTTTGATGATACAGAAAAGTTATCCCGTTTGAAAGAAACACTTCCATCAACCGTGGATGCAATCACAATGAAATACCAAGCCGCTTTTGATGAGGCAGGCAACGTTTTAGCAAGCCTGAGGCAATTTAGGCTTGTGAAACGCTCCAAACAATATAAATGGCACGGAGCAGTGCATGAATATCTAGATGTGAGCGGAGAAATCTATCATAGTGATTTAACCATTAGCCATAAAAGAATTCACCTTAATCATAATAGGAACTTGCTCATTTACAAGAACCTTCTAAATCAAGGAATTTCTTTTACGCCGCGCGACCTGTTCTATTATGGAAATGAACTATATGATAATGGCTTTTATGAAGAAGCGATTCCTGTCTATATGGATTTTATTCAGACTGAAGATCATTGGCTGGAGGATGAAAGAACTGCTTATCGCAAAATATCTGAATGCCATTCCCAAATGTCTAACATAGAACATGCTGTTGAGTATGCATTAAAAACATTTCAATGTGGATTTCCCCGTTCTGAAGACTGTTGTCGTCTCGGATTTCTTTTCCTGCAAAAGGATGATCCCAAAACAGCACTTCATTGGTTTCAATATGCGACAATTCTTCCAGAAGTAGATGAAGGCGGCATTATTTACCATGGCTGTTCTACATGGATTCCTCATTTACAGTTATGCGTTTGCCACTCTATGCTGGGGAATAGCAAGAAAGCATACCAGCATATTGTAATCGCTCACAAATTCAATCCTACCAACAGTTTAATCATAGAAAATAAATATTTGTTAGAAACGCATATTAAACAAACTCCTCTAAATTAA
- a CDS encoding polysaccharide deacetylase family protein translates to MEADSKRFIALTFDDGPSPYTLEILQILKTLQVKATFFILGESLDKYPGILQAIVKDGHTVANHTMNHPDITKISRNVLLEEIEILNLELKKTANQDVKFFRPPYGAINEEIYRTIHELGLIPVLWDIDTNDWDLSQEDQIEERVMEGIRAGKENKIVLMHDGGGPRERTVQALPRIIENLREKGYEFLTMQEYFYKIYNIKT, encoded by the coding sequence GTGGAAGCTGACTCTAAACGTTTTATCGCTTTAACATTTGATGATGGACCATCACCCTATACACTGGAGATTCTTCAAATCCTTAAAACACTTCAAGTAAAAGCAACTTTTTTTATCCTAGGTGAAAGTCTAGACAAATATCCTGGAATTCTTCAAGCGATAGTGAAGGATGGGCATACGGTGGCAAACCATACAATGAACCATCCAGACATTACTAAAATATCAAGGAATGTTTTGCTAGAAGAAATTGAAATTCTTAATCTGGAGCTCAAGAAAACTGCCAATCAAGATGTAAAGTTCTTTCGACCGCCGTATGGAGCGATTAATGAGGAGATTTACCGGACTATACATGAACTTGGACTAATACCAGTATTATGGGATATTGATACAAATGATTGGGATTTATCTCAGGAAGACCAAATTGAAGAACGTGTGATGGAAGGTATCAGAGCCGGGAAAGAAAATAAAATTGTTCTCATGCATGATGGAGGAGGGCCTAGGGAAAGGACAGTGCAAGCATTGCCTAGGATAATTGAAAATTTGCGAGAAAAAGGCTATGAGTTTTTAACAATGCAAGAGTACTTTTATAAAATTTATAACATAAAAACATAA
- a CDS encoding response regulator — protein MGYKRKQYFGLGLTVLFMVLLMGIILIMMQSIRDNMLEIVQDRYHKVNEATEIRQQIYLEDRNMLNLISSSEENNTKFVESSAEQISLLNTRITELESILNTNKSKVLLREISNLYENFSQMESRMITLYNDNRTKQELQAVYDEGISNRRDLLSKIDEFKNYQESLMGDALDEANATYKQLVIALISVVSVALILIVTVMLWVIRSTTRNINSIVHVIKDVDFTNLVSVPRIELETKDEIGDIARAFNTMAASLENYTVKEKQFVAEISEQNWVQSNSAEIIKLYSRHVSVTSLAEQFLKKIVTAIDANLGAFYVQDDTGKEPVFKKVAAYADSDAGRQTFTAGEGIIGQTVRDKKIVVLPNIPEDFRFISTGLGEVRPKSVLIAPILVKDEVVAVLEIASVKEFTASDQKLVENVLETLGIGIMNILGRMEVERLLLESQAQTEELQTQSEELQAQSEELQTQTEELRMINEQLEERTNDAELKTEELQTVKEELEEQAKQLKLSSKYKSEFLANMSHELRTPLNSILLLSEMLADDLDSELSSEQKEFAKVINSSGNDLLNLINDILDLSKVEAGKLEISFEEVYLSEFVDRLKRNFTQIAKSKSLDFEIDFHEDVPPIIYTDEQRLQQVMKNLLSNAFKFTKEGSVKISVNKAEMNEVKQLPLSNYADIWVKMSVTDTGIGIPADKHAMIFEAFQQVDGATMRKYGGTGLGLSISKEFSQLLGGTCLVESKEGEGSTFTIFIPNLPGGIPLIGIDSIAEDQAASAIGSDEAEPENAAAVNEESNTEHSPSTVLQGKTVIVADDDHRNIFALKNALNKEGMNVITAENGAECLEKMDELEHFDIVLMDIMMPVMDGYETIRKIRGMEQNNDIPIIALTAKAMKGDRDKCIEAGASDYISKPLKLDQLLSAMRVWLS, from the coding sequence GTGGGCTACAAAAGAAAGCAATATTTTGGTTTAGGATTGACCGTTTTATTTATGGTCCTCTTAATGGGAATCATACTTATTATGATGCAGTCCATTAGAGACAATATGCTAGAGATTGTGCAGGACCGCTATCATAAAGTAAATGAAGCAACAGAAATCAGACAGCAGATCTATTTAGAAGACCGCAATATGTTGAATTTGATCAGCAGCAGCGAGGAAAATAATACGAAATTTGTTGAATCGTCAGCAGAACAAATTTCGCTTCTAAATACAAGAATAACAGAACTTGAATCTATCTTAAATACGAACAAATCAAAGGTTCTTCTCAGAGAAATCAGTAATTTATATGAGAATTTTTCTCAAATGGAAAGCAGAATGATCACTTTGTACAATGATAATCGCACAAAGCAAGAGCTTCAAGCGGTTTATGATGAAGGGATTTCTAACCGGAGGGATTTGTTAAGTAAAATAGATGAGTTTAAAAACTATCAAGAATCCTTGATGGGTGATGCCCTCGATGAGGCAAACGCAACATATAAACAGCTTGTTATTGCCCTTATTTCGGTTGTTTCTGTCGCACTTATCCTGATTGTCACTGTCATGCTGTGGGTTATTAGGAGCACAACTAGAAATATTAATTCCATCGTTCATGTCATTAAGGATGTTGATTTTACTAATTTAGTGTCTGTGCCGCGCATTGAACTGGAAACGAAGGATGAAATTGGGGATATCGCGAGAGCATTTAATACAATGGCGGCATCCCTTGAAAATTACACGGTAAAAGAAAAGCAATTTGTTGCAGAAATATCTGAGCAAAACTGGGTGCAATCCAATTCTGCGGAAATTATCAAGCTTTACAGCCGCCATGTTTCTGTAACCTCACTTGCTGAACAGTTCCTTAAAAAAATTGTTACAGCAATAGATGCAAACCTTGGAGCGTTTTATGTACAGGATGATACAGGTAAAGAGCCTGTTTTCAAAAAAGTCGCTGCTTATGCAGATTCAGATGCAGGAAGACAAACATTTACTGCTGGTGAAGGTATTATCGGGCAAACGGTGCGTGACAAGAAAATAGTTGTTCTTCCTAATATTCCTGAAGATTTCCGATTTATTTCAACTGGATTAGGTGAGGTTAGACCGAAATCTGTGCTGATTGCACCAATCTTGGTGAAGGATGAGGTTGTCGCTGTTCTGGAAATAGCAAGCGTTAAGGAATTTACCGCTTCAGATCAAAAACTGGTTGAAAATGTTCTCGAAACCTTAGGTATTGGAATTATGAATATACTAGGAAGAATGGAAGTAGAGCGGTTATTGCTTGAATCACAAGCACAAACAGAAGAGCTTCAAACCCAATCGGAGGAACTGCAGGCCCAATCGGAAGAGCTGCAAACACAGACAGAAGAACTGCGGATGATTAATGAGCAGCTCGAGGAAAGAACGAATGATGCAGAACTGAAAACAGAGGAACTGCAGACTGTGAAAGAAGAACTGGAGGAGCAGGCAAAGCAGCTTAAGCTTAGCTCGAAATACAAGTCCGAGTTTCTTGCAAATATGTCCCATGAGCTTCGAACGCCGCTTAACAGTATTTTGCTGCTTTCAGAAATGCTGGCAGATGACCTTGACAGCGAATTATCTTCTGAGCAGAAGGAATTTGCCAAAGTCATCAATTCGTCTGGAAATGATCTATTAAATCTTATTAATGATATTCTCGATCTTTCTAAAGTGGAAGCAGGAAAGCTTGAAATAAGCTTTGAAGAAGTGTACTTAAGTGAATTCGTTGACAGATTGAAACGAAACTTTACGCAAATAGCGAAAAGCAAAAGCTTAGATTTTGAGATTGATTTCCATGAGGATGTTCCGCCAATCATCTATACAGATGAACAAAGATTGCAGCAGGTTATGAAAAATCTGTTATCAAATGCATTTAAGTTTACAAAAGAGGGCAGTGTTAAGATTTCTGTCAATAAAGCAGAAATGAATGAAGTGAAGCAGCTTCCGCTCTCCAATTATGCGGATATATGGGTGAAGATGTCTGTAACAGATACTGGTATTGGTATCCCAGCAGATAAACATGCGATGATATTTGAAGCATTCCAGCAGGTTGATGGAGCAACAATGAGGAAATACGGAGGAACAGGTCTCGGTTTATCCATTTCGAAGGAATTCTCCCAACTCCTTGGAGGCACGTGCTTAGTAGAAAGCAAGGAAGGAGAAGGAAGTACATTCACGATTTTCATTCCGAACTTGCCGGGAGGAATCCCTCTAATTGGCATAGACAGCATAGCGGAAGATCAAGCAGCATCTGCAATTGGTTCTGACGAGGCCGAGCCTGAGAATGCAGCAGCAGTAAATGAAGAGAGTAATACAGAACACTCACCATCTACTGTACTGCAAGGGAAAACAGTCATTGTAGCAGATGATGACCATCGTAATATCTTTGCATTAAAAAATGCTTTAAATAAAGAAGGCATGAATGTTATTACCGCAGAAAATGGCGCTGAATGTCTTGAAAAGATGGATGAATTAGAGCATTTTGATATTGTGTTAATGGATATTATGATGCCTGTCATGGACGGCTATGAAACAATTAGAAAAATTAGAGGTATGGAGCAAAACAATGACATTCCAATCATTGCATTAACAGCGAAAGCAATGAAAGGTGACCGCGATAAATGTATAGAAGCAGGGGCATCTGATTATATCAGCAAACCTCTGAAACTGGATCAATTATTATCTGCCATGAGGGTATGGTTGTCATAA
- a CDS encoding HAMP domain-containing sensor histidine kinase — protein MKLFAELVIGLIIMVNILSIIFSVILLLIVIFLFIYIRSIKKELNDITLVVDEMAQGNMDRRIVIAENSIAAELSYKINEVVINAKSEIVHHKQSEKAYRQLVTSLSHDIRTPLASLTGYLEAIQLGLVNDSDKDHYLKTSLSKAHDLHHFIDTLFEWLKLESGERLYDLDEVEIFEYTRTIVADWIPQLEDAGMDYVISIPEEVQYMITDKTAWKRILDNLLQNVLNHSSASSLFIYIYIKNSNVYAEIRDNGIGIAESHLPHIFDRLYKGNSARGVKGNGLGLAIVKELVKGIGGKITVESTLKQGTAFFMELPLHLPSSKQE, from the coding sequence TTGAAACTATTCGCGGAGTTGGTTATCGGTTTAATCATCATGGTTAATATTTTATCTATTATTTTTTCTGTTATTTTGCTGCTCATTGTTATTTTCCTATTCATTTACATACGTAGTATAAAAAAAGAGCTGAACGATATTACCCTTGTAGTCGATGAGATGGCACAAGGAAATATGGACAGGCGTATCGTTATTGCTGAAAATTCCATTGCTGCAGAGTTAAGCTATAAAATAAACGAAGTTGTTATTAATGCGAAGAGTGAAATTGTCCACCATAAACAATCTGAAAAAGCATACCGGCAGTTGGTTACAAGCTTGTCCCATGATATAAGAACTCCTTTAGCCTCTTTAACCGGCTATCTTGAAGCAATACAACTAGGTTTAGTTAATGATAGTGATAAAGACCATTATTTGAAGACATCCTTATCAAAAGCGCATGACCTCCATCATTTCATTGATACTCTGTTTGAATGGCTGAAGCTGGAATCAGGTGAACGGCTGTACGACTTGGATGAAGTGGAGATATTTGAATATACAAGAACAATAGTAGCTGACTGGATTCCTCAGCTGGAGGATGCTGGCATGGACTATGTTATTTCTATTCCAGAAGAAGTGCAGTATATGATAACAGATAAGACAGCATGGAAACGTATATTAGACAATCTCTTACAAAATGTATTAAATCATAGTTCTGCTTCCTCTCTGTTCATATATATTTACATAAAAAACAGTAATGTCTATGCGGAAATACGAGATAATGGGATTGGAATTGCTGAATCTCATTTACCACATATTTTTGATAGGCTTTATAAAGGAAATTCTGCTCGTGGTGTGAAAGGCAACGGACTTGGTCTAGCTATCGTGAAGGAATTAGTTAAAGGAATCGGAGGAAAGATAACCGTAGAGAGCACTCTAAAGCAAGGTACAGCTTTTTTTATGGAGCTGCCTTTACATCTCCCTTCAAGCAAACAAGAATAA
- a CDS encoding NAD(P)H-dependent oxidoreductase — protein MKMLVVYTYPNHKSLNYAFFQQVLKGSKENKNIKEIQVLDLYEEGFNPLLVFNEQKRRRDMHIDPVLEKYRQQMKWADKLVFVYPIWWGRPPAMLLGYIDQMFASNFAYKDKKGLFPEGLLKGKSVVCVSTMKGPTHYPLLWLNNAHKILMKKALFNFVGIKRVKFFELGNMESKKGKQSKKLQKVYDYFKRIDR, from the coding sequence ATGAAGATGTTAGTAGTATATACATATCCAAATCATAAAAGCTTGAATTATGCGTTCTTCCAACAAGTGCTGAAGGGGAGTAAAGAAAATAAAAACATTAAAGAAATCCAAGTTCTTGATTTATATGAAGAAGGCTTTAATCCCTTATTAGTGTTCAATGAACAAAAACGCAGGCGAGACATGCATATTGATCCGGTCTTAGAAAAATATAGGCAGCAAATGAAATGGGCTGATAAGTTGGTTTTTGTTTATCCGATTTGGTGGGGCAGACCGCCTGCCATGCTTTTAGGATATATTGACCAAATGTTTGCTTCTAATTTTGCTTATAAAGATAAAAAAGGGCTATTTCCGGAGGGGCTTTTAAAAGGAAAATCTGTTGTTTGTGTTTCTACCATGAAAGGACCTACTCATTATCCGCTCCTTTGGTTGAATAATGCTCATAAGATTCTAATGAAAAAGGCATTATTTAATTTTGTCGGAATAAAAAGAGTTAAATTCTTTGAACTTGGAAATATGGAGAGCAAAAAGGGAAAACAAAGCAAAAAGCTGCAAAAGGTTTATGACTATTTTAAAAGGATAGACAGGTAG